From one [Ruminococcus] lactaris ATCC 29176 genomic stretch:
- a CDS encoding helix-turn-helix domain-containing protein — protein sequence MVVDDFANRIKELRQQQGLSQEKFALKIDMDRTYYASVEAGKRNVSIKNIKKIADGFEISLEELFKNM from the coding sequence ATGGTAGTAGATGATTTTGCAAACCGCATTAAAGAACTAAGACAGCAGCAAGGGTTAAGCCAAGAAAAGTTTGCATTAAAAATTGATATGGACAGGACTTATTATGCCTCTGTTGAAGCCGGAAAGCGAAATGTATCCATAAAGAATATCAAAAAAATTGCTGATGGCTTTGAAATATCACTTGAGGAACTATTTAAAAATATGTGA